A genomic stretch from Leptodactylus fuscus isolate aLepFus1 chromosome 10, aLepFus1.hap2, whole genome shotgun sequence includes:
- the SGMS1 gene encoding phosphatidylcholine:ceramide cholinephosphotransferase 1 — translation MKEVIYWSPKEVSDWLTKRGLQEYSETFKSLNGQGLLRLREDDFKKPPLSRVSSDNGRQLLEMIETLKIENHIEEHKNGHANGHICIKDEINSNDHSFTSKVKKNGMPNGVRKEMIKIPMPEVDRSQAFPNEWNKTLIAFLYALCCFILTSIMISVVHERVPPKTEEGPLPDVFFDHFDRVAWAFSICEINGMILVALWILQWLFLKYKSIIGRRFFCIVGTLYLYRCITMYITTLPVPGMHFNCSPKLFGNWEAQLRRILKMIAGGGLSITGSHTMCGDYLYSGHTVMLTLTYMFIKEYSPRRLWWYHWICWFLSVVGVFCILLAHDHYTVDVVVAYYITSRCFWWYHTMANQQVLKEASPSNLLSRVWWYRPFQFFERNVHGVVPRSYQWPIPWSLLPTRQVAYSRLINDA, via the exons ATGAAGGAAGTAATCTACTGGTCACCCAAGGAGGTTTCTGACTGGTTAACCAAGAGAGGTCTACAAGAATACTCCGAGACCTTCAAATCCCTCAATGGCCAAGGATTGCTCAGGTTAAGAGAGGATGATTTCAAGAAGCCGCCCTTGTCACGTGTGTCATCTGATAATGGACGGCAACTGCTGGAGATGATAGAGACACTGAAAATCGAGAACCACATAGAGGAACATAAAAATGGACACGCAAACGGACATATCTGCATCAAAGATGAGATCAATTCCAACGACCACAGCTTCACCAGCAAAGTCAAGAAGAACGGGATGCCAAATGGAGTCCGAAAGGAGATGATAAAGATTCCTATGCCTGAGGTGGACCGCTCCCAGGCCTTTCCCAACGAATGGAATAAAACCTTAATAGCCTTCCTCTATGCACTTTGCTGTTTTATCCTCACCTCCATCATGATCTCTGTTGTCCATGAACGTGTGCCTCCTAAGACAGAGGAAGGTCCGCTCCCGGATGTGTTTTTTGATCATTTCGACCGGGTTGCGTGGGCCTTCTCCATATGTGAAATTAATGGAATGATTCTTGTGGCACTATGGATTCTCCAATGGTTATTTCTGAAGTACAA GTCCATTATTGGCCGGCGTTTTTTTTGTATAGTTGGGACGCTGTACTTGTACCGATGTATAACTATGTATATTACTACACTGCCAGTCCCTGGAATGCATTTTAATTGTTCTCCAAAG CTTTTTGGCAACTGGGAGGCCCAGCTGAGGAGGATCTTGAAGATGATTGCAGGAGGCGGCCTCTCCATCACAGGATCTCACACCATGTGTGGGGACTATCTGTACAGCGGACACACAGTCATGTTAACACTGACATACATGTTCATAAAAGAGT ATTCTCCTCGGCGCCTCTGGTGGTATCACTGGATTTGCTGGTTCCTCAGCGTTGTTGGGGTCTTCTGTATTCTTTTAGCACATGACCACTATACTGTAGATGTCGTCGTCGCTTATTACATCACATCCAGGTGTTTCTGGTGGTATCATACTATGGCCAACCAGCAA GTGCTAAAAGAAGCGTCACCATCCAACCTCCTTTCGCGGGTCTGGTGGTATAGACCTTTCCAGTTCTTTGAAAGGAATGTTCACGGTGTTGTACCTCGATCCTATCAATGGCCCATCCCTTGGTCATTGCTGCCCACAAGGCAGGTGGCATACAGCAGACTAATAAATGACGCATAA